Proteins from a genomic interval of Kitasatospora kifunensis:
- a CDS encoding ABC transporter permease yields MSSLALAVRDSSTMLRRNLLHARRYPSLTLNLLLTPIMLLLLFVYIFGNSMSAGIGGGGRSAYIAYIVPGLLLMTIGSTVVGTAVSVSNDMTEGIIARFRTMAIHRPSVLVGHVVGSVLQSIMSVVLVGAVAVAIGFRSKDAGTLDWLAAFGLLVLFALALTWIAVGMGLVSPNAEAASNNAMPLILLPLLSSAFTPIHSMPGWFQPIAEYQPFTPAIETLRGLLLGSEIGNNGWLAVIWCLGLAVLGYFWSTSKFNRDPK; encoded by the coding sequence ATGAGCTCCCTCGCCCTCGCCGTACGCGACTCGTCCACGATGCTGCGCCGCAACCTCCTGCACGCGCGGCGCTACCCGTCCCTCACCCTGAACCTGCTGCTCACCCCGATCATGCTGCTGTTGCTCTTCGTCTACATCTTCGGCAACTCGATGAGTGCCGGTATCGGGGGCGGGGGCCGCTCCGCGTACATCGCGTACATCGTCCCGGGCCTGCTGCTGATGACCATCGGCAGCACCGTGGTGGGAACCGCGGTGTCGGTCTCCAACGACATGACCGAGGGCATCATCGCCCGCTTCCGCACGATGGCGATCCACCGCCCTTCGGTGCTCGTCGGGCACGTCGTCGGCAGCGTGCTGCAGTCGATCATGAGCGTGGTCCTCGTCGGCGCCGTCGCCGTGGCCATCGGCTTCCGGTCCAAGGACGCCGGAACCCTGGACTGGCTGGCGGCGTTCGGGCTGCTCGTGCTCTTCGCTCTGGCGCTCACCTGGATCGCGGTCGGCATGGGCCTGGTCAGCCCGAACGCCGAGGCCGCCAGCAACAACGCCATGCCGCTGATCCTGCTGCCGCTCCTGTCCAGCGCCTTCACCCCGATCCACTCCATGCCGGGCTGGTTCCAGCCGATCGCCGAGTACCAGCCCTTCACGCCCGCCATCGAAACCCTGCGGGGCCTGCTGCTCGGCAGCGAGATCGGCAACAACGGCTGGCTCGCGGTGATTTGGTGCCTGGGCCTCGCGGTGCTCGGCTACTTCTGGTCCACCTCGAAGTTCAACCGCGACCCGAAGTAG